From the genome of Pelosinus fermentans DSM 17108:
GAAATTGGTATTATGAGGTCTAAATCTAAATCATCGGAATCCTTATGGGTGAAGATTGGCGGTGAGGGTTTTGAAACTCGAATCGTTAACAATATTTTAGAAATTAAAGCAAATTCAGCCATGATGGGTTATCTTAATGCTCCCAGTCCATTTACTGCTGATGGGTGGTTTCATACAGGAGATGTAGTGGAAGTCGACGGTGAATACATGAAGATCTTAGGGCGAAAGTCTGAGATGATCAATGTTGGAGGGGAAAAGGTTTACCCTGCTGAAATAGAAAGTGTGCTGCAGTTGATGGATGGTGTGGAAGATGTAGCGATATCGGCCGAAAGGAATCCGATTACTGGTAACTTGGTAAAGGCGAGAGTAAAACTCAAGACAGAAGAGACCATTGGTGAATTCCGCAAAAGAATGCGTGAGTTTTGTAAAGGTAAGTTGGAAGGGTTTAAAGTTCCGCAAAAGGTGGTATTGGTTGATACAACGATGTATGGCGAACGCTTCAAAAAAATGCGTAAAGAGTAAAACAATGGCGGTGAAAAAGAATGCTGCGATTTGATCATATTAGGGAAGAAGATTTGGAACTGATTTTAAGCTGGCGGACTCATCCGAGCGTTACACAATATATGTACACAGATATTTCTAATGATATTGAGGGACAAAAAAAATGGCTTCAATGGATATCATCTGATTCAGCATGTTGTTACTGGCTGATACATTATCAGGAAAAGCCAATTGGTGTGATTGGACTTACTGATATTGATGCCAATAATAAACGCTGTTCATGGACGTATTATATTGGGGATGAGACATTTCGTGGGATCGGTGGTATCATCCCTCCTTATTTATATAATTATATTTTTAATGTTTTACAGTTTAAGAAAATCATTGCCGAAGTTATGGAGGGCAATGAGCGAATTATGAAACTTCACCAGCTCCATGGCTATCGGCAGGTTGGGATATACAAAGAACATATATATAAGTATGACAGGTATCATGATGTGACGGTTCTGGAACTCTTAGATACAGAGTGGCAGAGAATCGGCAAGAAATACAAGAAATGCATTGCTCATTTTGCATAGTAAAATATGATGAGATAGGTGTAAAAAATGAATATTGTTATTGCAACAATAAAGCCGTGGAATATTGAATATGCGAATCAATTTAAAAAAAAATATGGGGATCGTTATAATATCCATATTATAGCGAATCAAAAGGATTTAACGTATAACGTCTTAGAAAAAATACAACCCCTATATGTCTTTTTCCCCCATTGGTCGTGGATTATTCCTGAAAAAATACATCAAGACTTTGATTGCATTGTCTTTCATATGACGG
Proteins encoded in this window:
- the pseH gene encoding UDP-4-amino-4,6-dideoxy-N-acetyl-beta-L-altrosamine N-acetyltransferase, giving the protein MLRFDHIREEDLELILSWRTHPSVTQYMYTDISNDIEGQKKWLQWISSDSACCYWLIHYQEKPIGVIGLTDIDANNKRCSWTYYIGDETFRGIGGIIPPYLYNYIFNVLQFKKIIAEVMEGNERIMKLHQLHGYRQVGIYKEHIYKYDRYHDVTVLELLDTEWQRIGKKYKKCIAHFA